In Paraburkholderia bryophila, a single genomic region encodes these proteins:
- the lpxC gene encoding UDP-3-O-acyl-N-acetylglucosamine deacetylase, producing MLKQRTIKQIVKTVGIGVHSGRKVELTLRPAAADTGIVFSRVDLPTPVDIPASALSIGDTRLASVLQKDGARVSTIEHLMSACAGLGIDNLYVDVTAEEIPIMDGSAGSFVFLIQSAGIEEQNAAKKFIKVTKPVEIRDGDKFARLDPYFGFKLKFTIDFRHPAVDKTGQSLEVDFANTSYVRDIARARTFGFAHEVEMMRELGLARGGSMDNAIVLDEYRILNNDGLRYDDEFVKHKMLDAIGDLYVIGHPLLASYDAYKSGHGLNNALLRELLAHEDAYEIVTFDDTQKAPRGFAYETQTAFA from the coding sequence ATGTTGAAGCAGCGCACTATTAAACAGATCGTTAAGACCGTCGGCATCGGCGTGCATTCCGGCCGTAAGGTCGAATTGACGCTTCGCCCGGCGGCGGCAGACACCGGCATTGTGTTTTCACGCGTGGATTTGCCCACGCCGGTGGACATTCCCGCGTCGGCTCTGTCGATCGGCGATACGCGTCTGGCTTCGGTGTTGCAGAAAGACGGCGCGCGCGTTTCGACGATCGAACATTTGATGTCCGCTTGCGCCGGTCTTGGCATCGACAATCTTTACGTCGACGTCACCGCTGAAGAAATCCCGATCATGGACGGCAGCGCCGGTTCATTCGTGTTTCTGATTCAGTCGGCGGGGATTGAAGAGCAGAACGCGGCGAAGAAATTCATCAAGGTCACCAAGCCGGTCGAAATTCGTGACGGCGACAAATTCGCGCGTCTCGATCCGTACTTTGGTTTCAAGCTCAAATTCACGATCGACTTCCGTCATCCCGCCGTGGATAAAACCGGGCAGTCGCTGGAAGTGGATTTCGCCAATACGTCGTATGTGCGTGACATCGCGCGTGCGCGTACGTTCGGCTTCGCGCATGAAGTGGAAATGATGCGTGAACTCGGTCTGGCGCGCGGCGGCAGCATGGACAACGCGATCGTGCTCGACGAATACCGCATTCTGAACAACGACGGCCTGCGTTACGACGACGAGTTCGTGAAGCACAAGATGCTCGACGCGATCGGCGATCTGTATGTGATCGGCCATCCGTTGCTGGCTTCGTACGACGCGTACAAGTCGGGTCACGGCCTGAACAACGCGCTGCTGCGCGAGTTGCTGGCGCATGAAGACGCGTACGAAATCGTCACTTTCGACGACACGCAGAAGGCGCCGCGCGGCTTCGCGTATGAAACGCAGACGGCGTTTGCGTAA
- the secA gene encoding preprotein translocase subunit SecA, producing the protein MTTGFLQKIFGSRNQRLVKQYQKTVTAINALEPQIEQLTDDQLRAKTGEFRQRVASGESLDKLLPEAFAVCREASKRVLKMRHFDVQLIGGMVLHYGKIGEMRTGEGKTLVATLPVYLNALSGRGVHVVTVNDYLAQRDAEWMARLYNFLGLSVGINLSQMDHDAKQEAYAADITYGTNNEFGFDYLRDNMVYETDARVQRALNFAVVDEVDSILIDEARTPLIISGQAEDHTELYVRMNALPPLLERQIGEEKADGTGVEKPGDYTLDEKGRQVFLTESGHEKAERLLAEWGLIGEGESLYAPQNITLMHHVYAALRAHTLFFKDQHYVVQNNEVVIVDEFTGRLMSGRRWSDGLHQAVEAKEHVKIQSENQTLASITFQNYFRMYAKLSGMTGTADTEAYEFNEIYGLETVVIPTNRPPKRIDKQDQIYKTAKERYDAVIRDIRDCYERGQPVLVGTTSIENSELLSHLLKQAGLPHEVLNAKQHAREAEIVAEAGRPKRVTIATNMAGRGTDIVLGGNAEKQASFLELDETLADAEKQSRIQKLHDEWQALHDQVKAAGGLHIIGTERHESRRIDNQLRGRAGRQGDPGSSRFYLSLEDPLLRIFAGDRVRAIMDRLKMPEGEAIEAGIVSRSIESAQRKVEARNFDVRKQLLEYDDVSNDQRKVIYQQRNELLEANDITETIGAMRQGVIGDIVHQFVPAGSIEEQWDVPELEEVLRNEWQLDLAIQEMINESNTISADEILEAVEAAGDEAYESKVALVGRESFSAFERSIMLQTLDRSWREHLAALDHLRQGIHLRGYAQKNPKQEYKREAFELFAAMLDAVKLEVTRVVMNVQIQSPEQLEQAAEQMEEQGGHLENVEFRHAEFAEAASAAPVAAEAATAAMIGDAMSHGSSSTAAPNVNADDVPKVGRNDPCPCGSGKKYKQCHGKIA; encoded by the coding sequence ATGACCACCGGTTTTCTACAGAAGATTTTTGGCAGCCGCAACCAGCGTCTAGTCAAGCAATATCAAAAGACCGTCACGGCGATCAATGCGCTCGAACCGCAGATCGAGCAATTGACGGACGATCAACTGCGCGCCAAAACGGGTGAATTCCGCCAGCGCGTCGCGAGCGGCGAGTCGCTCGACAAGCTCCTGCCGGAGGCGTTCGCGGTCTGCCGCGAGGCCAGCAAGCGGGTGCTGAAAATGCGCCACTTCGACGTGCAGCTGATCGGCGGCATGGTCCTGCACTACGGCAAGATCGGCGAAATGCGCACCGGTGAGGGCAAGACTCTCGTCGCGACGCTGCCGGTTTACCTGAATGCGTTGTCGGGCCGCGGCGTCCACGTTGTCACGGTGAACGACTACCTGGCCCAGCGCGACGCCGAATGGATGGCGCGCCTGTACAACTTCCTCGGTCTGTCGGTCGGCATCAACCTGTCGCAGATGGATCACGACGCGAAGCAGGAAGCCTACGCCGCGGACATCACGTACGGCACGAACAACGAATTCGGTTTCGACTACCTGCGCGACAACATGGTCTACGAGACCGACGCGCGCGTGCAGCGAGCCCTGAATTTCGCGGTGGTCGACGAGGTCGACTCGATCCTGATCGACGAAGCCCGCACCCCGCTGATCATCTCTGGCCAGGCCGAAGATCACACCGAACTCTACGTGCGCATGAACGCGCTGCCGCCGCTGCTCGAACGCCAGATCGGCGAAGAGAAAGCCGACGGCACCGGCGTCGAAAAGCCGGGTGACTACACGCTGGACGAGAAAGGCCGTCAGGTGTTCCTGACGGAATCGGGCCACGAAAAGGCCGAGCGTCTGCTCGCCGAGTGGGGCCTGATCGGCGAGGGCGAAAGCCTGTACGCGCCGCAAAACATCACGCTGATGCACCACGTGTACGCCGCGCTGCGCGCGCACACGCTGTTCTTCAAAGATCAGCACTACGTGGTGCAGAACAACGAAGTGGTGATCGTCGACGAATTCACCGGCCGTCTGATGTCGGGCCGCCGCTGGTCCGACGGTCTGCATCAGGCTGTCGAGGCGAAGGAACACGTCAAGATCCAGAGCGAGAACCAGACGCTCGCGTCGATCACGTTCCAGAACTACTTCCGTATGTACGCGAAGCTGTCCGGCATGACCGGTACGGCGGACACGGAAGCGTACGAATTTAACGAGATCTACGGTCTCGAAACGGTCGTGATCCCGACCAATCGTCCGCCCAAGCGGATCGACAAGCAGGATCAGATCTACAAGACCGCGAAGGAACGCTATGACGCGGTGATCCGCGACATCCGCGATTGCTATGAGCGCGGTCAGCCGGTGCTGGTCGGCACCACGTCGATCGAAAACTCCGAGTTGCTGTCACATCTGCTGAAGCAGGCCGGCTTGCCGCACGAAGTGCTGAACGCCAAGCAGCACGCACGCGAAGCCGAGATCGTCGCCGAAGCGGGCCGTCCGAAGCGCGTCACGATCGCCACCAACATGGCGGGTCGCGGTACCGACATCGTGCTCGGCGGCAATGCCGAGAAGCAGGCGTCGTTCCTCGAACTGGACGAAACGCTTGCCGACGCGGAGAAGCAAAGCCGTATCCAGAAGCTGCACGACGAATGGCAAGCGTTGCACGATCAGGTGAAGGCCGCGGGCGGTCTGCACATCATCGGCACCGAGCGTCACGAATCGCGCCGGATCGACAATCAGCTGCGCGGCCGTGCCGGCCGTCAGGGCGACCCGGGTTCGTCGCGCTTCTATCTGTCGCTGGAAGATCCGCTGCTGCGCATTTTCGCCGGCGATCGCGTGCGCGCGATCATGGACCGTCTGAAGATGCCGGAAGGCGAAGCGATCGAAGCAGGCATCGTGTCGCGTTCGATCGAATCGGCGCAGCGCAAAGTGGAAGCGCGCAACTTCGACGTTCGCAAGCAATTGCTCGAATACGACGATGTGTCGAACGATCAGCGCAAGGTGATCTATCAGCAGCGCAATGAATTGCTCGAAGCGAACGACATCACCGAAACCATCGGCGCGATGCGTCAGGGCGTGATCGGCGATATCGTCCATCAGTTCGTGCCGGCCGGCAGCATCGAAGAGCAGTGGGACGTGCCTGAGCTGGAGGAAGTGCTGCGCAACGAATGGCAGCTCGACCTCGCGATCCAGGAAATGATCAACGAGTCGAACACGATCAGCGCGGACGAAATCCTCGAAGCGGTCGAAGCCGCCGGCGACGAAGCGTACGAATCGAAGGTCGCACTGGTCGGCCGCGAGTCGTTCAGCGCGTTCGAGCGTTCGATCATGCTGCAAACGCTGGACCGTAGCTGGCGCGAACATCTGGCCGCGCTCGACCACCTGCGTCAGGGCATCCATTTGCGCGGCTATGCGCAGAAGAACCCGAAGCAGGAATACAAGCGCGAAGCGTTCGAACTGTTCGCCGCCATGCTCGACGCCGTGAAGCTCGAAGTCACCCGCGTGGTGATGAACGTGCAGATCCAGTCGCCGGAACAGTTGGAACAGGCCGCCGAGCAGATGGAAGAGCAGGGCGGCCATCTGGAGAACGTCGAGTTCCGCCACGCCGAATTTGCCGAAGCGGCGTCGGCCGCACCGGTTGCCGCAGAAGCCGCGACCGCCGCGATGATCGGCGACGCGATGAGCCACGGCTCGTCGTCGACAGCAGCGCCGAACGTGAACGCGGACGACGTGCCGAAGGTCGGACGCAACGATCCGTGCCCGTGCGGTAGCGGCAAGAAGTACAAGCAGTGCCACGGCAAGATTGCCTGA
- a CDS encoding DciA family protein, which translates to MSRFPSFSRPPPQQFKARRPQPVAEVLNRTDAFAALRAGVEQIAALEKDLRALLPDYLATSVEPGFIKDGVLALFAGHNALAARLRHLEPRLLSDLQQRGWHVNALRIRVRPQPAKEPPPVKQARMTPVGADALHALSESLAPSPLQEALAKMAARHRRNR; encoded by the coding sequence ATGAGCCGTTTTCCGTCCTTTTCAAGACCGCCGCCGCAGCAGTTCAAGGCGCGCCGTCCGCAGCCCGTCGCCGAGGTGCTGAATCGCACCGATGCGTTCGCGGCCCTGCGCGCAGGCGTCGAGCAGATCGCGGCGCTGGAGAAGGATTTGCGCGCGTTGCTGCCGGACTATCTGGCCACCAGCGTGGAACCGGGCTTTATCAAAGACGGCGTGCTGGCGCTGTTTGCCGGGCACAACGCGCTCGCGGCGCGGTTGCGGCATCTCGAGCCGCGGCTGTTGTCGGATTTGCAGCAGCGCGGCTGGCACGTCAATGCGTTGAGGATTCGCGTGCGGCCGCAGCCGGCCAAGGAGCCGCCGCCGGTCAAGCAGGCGCGTATGACGCCGGTCGGCGCGGACGCGTTGCACGCGTTGAGCGAATCGCTGGCGCCGTCGCCGTTGCAGGAAGCGCTGGCGAAAATGGCGGCGCGGCATCGGAGAAATCGCTGA